The sequence CCACCGGTCTGCTTGACGTGGCGGTAGACGACCTTCTCGACGGGCTGGGTGACGGTCTCGCGGTAGGCGACCTGGGGCTTGCCCACGGTGGCGTCCACGTTGAACTCCCGCAGCATGCGGTCGACCAGCACCTCGAGGTGCAGCTCGCCCATGCCGGAGATGACCGTCTGGCCGGTCTCCTCGTCGCTACGCACCTGGAAGGTGGGGTCCTCCTCGGACAGCGAGTAGAGGGCCTTGCCCAGCTTGTCCTGATCGGCCTTGGTCTTGGGCTCGACCGCGACGTGGATCACCGGCTCGGGGAACTCGAGCTCTTCGAGCACGATCGGGTGCCCCGGATCGCACAGGGTGTCGCCCGTGCGGGTGTCCTTGAGGCCGATGCCGGCCACGATGTCGCCGGCGAAGACGGACTCGCGGTCGTCACGATGGTTGGCGTGCATCTCGAGGAGGCGCCCGATGCGCTCCTTCTTGCCGGTACGGGAGTTCAGCACCGTGCCGCCCTTGGGCAGCGTGCCGCTGTAGACCCGGAAGTACGAGAGCTTGCCGTGCGGGTCGGCCACGATCTTGAAGGCGAGGGCCGAGAAGGGCTCGTCGTCGGACGGCTTGCGCGAGAGGGTCTCCTTGCCGTGGAGGTCCATGCCCTCGACCGGCGGGAGGTCGAGCGGCGACGGCAGGTAGTCGACCACGGCGTCGAGCAGGGGCTGGACGCCCTTGTTCTTGAAGGCGGTGCCGTTGAGGACGGGCACGACCTCGTTGGCGACGGTGGCGGCGCGCAGGGCGACCCGCAGGTCCTTCGCGGTGATCTCCTCGTCGCCCACGAACTTCTCGAGGATGGTGTCGCTGTGGGCGGAGAGGACGTCCACGAGCTCGTGGCGGTACTCCTCGGCCTGGTCGGCGAGATCGGCGGGGATGTCGACGACGTCCCACTTGGCCCCGAGCTCCTCGTCCTGCCAGACGAGGGCCTTCATCTCGAGCAGGTCGATGACGCCCTGGTAGTTGCCCTCGGCGCCGATGGGCAGCTGGATCACGGCGACGTTGGCGCCGAGGCGGTCCTTGATGGAGGCGAGGGCGGCGTAGAAGTCGGCGCCCAGGCGGTCCATCTTGTTGATGAAGCACATGCGGGGCACGCCGTACTTGTTGGCCTGGCGCCACACCGTCTCGGTCTGGGGCTCGACGCCGGCGACCCCGTCGAACACGGCGACGGCGCCGTCGAGGACGCGGAGCGAGCGCTCGACCTCGACGGTGAAGTCGACGTGGCCCGGCGTGTCGATGATGTTGATGACGTGGTCGTTCCACTCGCAGGTGGTGGCCGCGGAGGTGATGGTGATTCCCCGCTCCTGCTCCTGGACCATCCAGTCCATGGTGGCGGCGCCCTCGTGCACCTCGCCGATCTTGTAGTTGCGGCCGGTGTAGTAGAGGATGCGCTCGGTCGTCGTGGTCTTGCCCGCGTCGATGTGCGCCATGATCCCGATGTTGCGCGTGCGCTCGAGTGAGGTGGGTCGGGTGGTGGACGGATCAGCCATGGGGTTTCTTCGCTCTACTCAGGTGCGTGGGTGGGTATCGGGGTCGGGTCAGATCATCTGGGGCGGAACGCACGACGACCGGGCCAGTCGGCCCGGTCGTTCGGAGGCGCACACCGGGGGGCGCACCCCCGCGTGACGGGGGCTAGGTGAGGCTCAGGGAGGACAGCAGCAGGCGCGCCCAGGTGCGGAAGGTCATCACTACCAACGATAGTGGGCGAAGGCCTTGTTGGACTCGGCCATCTTGTGGAGATCTTCCTTGCGCTTGATCGAGGCGCCGAGGCCGTTGGAGGCGTCGAGCAGCTCGTTGGCCAGGCGCTCGGCCATGGTGTTCTCGCGGCGCTGGCGGCTGAAGCCGACGAGCCAGCGGATGGCGAGGGTGTTGGCGCGGCGGGGGCGGACCTCGACCGGCACCTGGTAGGTGGCGCCACCGACTCGGCGGCTGCGCACCTCGAGGGCGGGCTTCACGTTCTCGACGGCCCGCTTCAGCGCGGCGATGGGCTCGGCGCCCGTCTTCTGCTCGACGATGGCCAGCGCGTCGTACACGATGCGCTCGGCGGTGGAGCGCTTGCCGCGCTGGAGGACCTTGTTGACGAGCTGGGTGACCACGACGGACCGGTAGATCGGGTCGGGGTTCAGCTCACGGCGCGGGGCGGGACCCTTGCGAGGCATCTCCGTCAGCCTTCCTTCTTGGCGCCGTAGCGGCTGCGGGCCTGGTTGCGGTCCCGGACGCCCGAGGCGTCGAGGGTGCCGCGGATGATCTTGTAGCGCACGCCCGGCAGGTCCTTCACACGGCCGCCACGCACGAGCACGATGGAGTGCTCCTGGAGGTTGTGGCCCTCGCCCGGGATGTAGGCGGTGATCTCCATGCCGCTCGACAGGCGGACACGGGCCACCTTGCGAAGCGCCGAGTTCGGCTTCTTGGGCGTGGCGGTGTACACGCGGGTGCAGACCCCCCGTCGCTGGGGAGCGCCCTTGAGGGCCGGGGTGGCGCCCTTCTTGGGCTTCGACTTACGGCCCTTGCGGACCA is a genomic window of Acidimicrobiales bacterium containing:
- the rpsG gene encoding 30S ribosomal protein S7, which codes for MPRKGPAPRRELNPDPIYRSVVVTQLVNKVLQRGKRSTAERIVYDALAIVEQKTGAEPIAALKRAVENVKPALEVRSRRVGGATYQVPVEVRPRRANTLAIRWLVGFSRQRRENTMAERLANELLDASNGLGASIKRKEDLHKMAESNKAFAHYRW
- the fusA gene encoding elongation factor G, whose amino-acid sequence is MADPSTTRPTSLERTRNIGIMAHIDAGKTTTTERILYYTGRNYKIGEVHEGAATMDWMVQEQERGITITSAATTCEWNDHVINIIDTPGHVDFTVEVERSLRVLDGAVAVFDGVAGVEPQTETVWRQANKYGVPRMCFINKMDRLGADFYAALASIKDRLGANVAVIQLPIGAEGNYQGVIDLLEMKALVWQDEELGAKWDVVDIPADLADQAEEYRHELVDVLSAHSDTILEKFVGDEEITAKDLRVALRAATVANEVVPVLNGTAFKNKGVQPLLDAVVDYLPSPLDLPPVEGMDLHGKETLSRKPSDDEPFSALAFKIVADPHGKLSYFRVYSGTLPKGGTVLNSRTGKKERIGRLLEMHANHRDDRESVFAGDIVAGIGLKDTRTGDTLCDPGHPIVLEELEFPEPVIHVAVEPKTKADQDKLGKALYSLSEEDPTFQVRSDEETGQTVISGMGELHLEVLVDRMLREFNVDATVGKPQVAYRETVTQPVEKVVYRHVKQTGG
- a CDS encoding 30S ribosomal protein S12 — encoded protein: MPTVQQLVRKGRKSKPKKGATPALKGAPQRRGVCTRVYTATPKKPNSALRKVARVRLSSGMEITAYIPGEGHNLQEHSIVLVRGGRVKDLPGVRYKIIRGTLDASGVRDRNQARSRYGAKKEG